In a genomic window of Nostoc sp. UHCC 0870:
- the aroQ gene encoding type II 3-dehydroquinate dehydratase: MTVQPLNILVLHGPNLNLLGQREPGVYGSTTLSEINCLLAEAALNLHAKVFPVQSNHEGVLVDAIHEALGKHQGILINAGAYTHTSVALRDAIAAVNIPTVEVHLSNIYRREEFRHHSYIAPVVIGQISGFGVQSYILGLQALVHHLNS; the protein is encoded by the coding sequence TTGACAGTACAACCTCTAAATATTTTGGTGCTGCACGGGCCAAACCTGAATCTGCTGGGACAACGAGAACCAGGAGTTTATGGTTCTACTACCTTGTCTGAGATTAACTGCTTATTAGCAGAAGCAGCACTAAATTTACACGCAAAGGTGTTTCCTGTGCAGTCGAATCATGAAGGTGTGTTAGTCGATGCAATTCATGAAGCATTAGGAAAACACCAAGGAATTCTGATTAATGCCGGGGCTTATACTCATACGAGTGTGGCGTTGAGAGATGCGATCGCTGCTGTAAATATACCGACAGTAGAAGTGCATCTTAGTAACATTTACCGCCGAGAAGAATTCCGCCATCATTCTTATATAGCCCCGGTCGTTATTGGACAAATCAGTGGTTTTGGTGTACAAAGTTATATTTTAGGGTTACAAGCTTTAGTGCATCATTTGAATTCGTAA